DNA sequence from the Acidobacteriota bacterium genome:
AACGCGCCCGCCAGGGCGCGCGGGCTCCAACCATCACGCGAGCGGCACGACGGCAGCCTGCCTCGGGCCGGTCACCTCGGCCGACTCCCGGCCGACGTACATGTTGATTTCGGTGCGGACCCCAAAATCCTCCCGGTAGATGCCCGGCTCGATGGTGAACCCGGTACCGGGCAGCAGCCGGCGTTCGTCGTGCGTTTCGTAGTCGTCCATGTGGACGCCGTTCCCATGCACCTCCTCGCCGAGACTGTGGCCGGTTCGATGGATGAACGACGCGCCCCATCCTGCCGAGTCGATCACCTCGCGAGCGGCGCGGTCCACCTCCCAGCCCGCGAGCGGCGCCCCGGTGGCGGCCCGCTCGGTCACCAGGGCCACTGCGGCTTCGCGGGCGTCGCGCGCCGCCGCGAATCGCTCCGCGACGGCCGGCGGCACGCCTGCCGCGGTATAGCCCACCCAGGTGATGTCGGCATAGACCGCGCCCGGGCGGTCGAGCTTCCCCCACAGATCCAGCAGCACCACCATGTCGGCGCCGATGGGACGGTGCGACTCCGCCGTCGGCAGATAGTGCGCGTTGCCGCTGCTCGCCTGGGCCGCGACGACCGGCGGGCAGTCGGTCACGAGGCCGGCTTCCGCAAACCAGCCGACCATTGCCTGCTGCACGCTGTACTCGTTCAGGCTGCCGTCGCGCGCGCCGTTCCGGACCATGTCGAAGGCGCGATCCTTGATCGCGTACAGGTGCTCGGATGCCGCGCGATGCGTCGCGAGCGCCGCGTCATCCCAGACCGCCTCGAAGCGCTGGGCCAGGTCTCCCGACGACACGACCTCCGCGCCGAGGGCGCGCACCCGATCGATGGTGCCGGCATCAACGCGCGCGATGTACGGGATGGAGCCGTTCGGCGAGTACTCCATCGCGACCCGGCGAACGCCGCGCAACAGCGTGGCAAGGCCGGTCTCGAGTTCGGCGCGTCCGGCGTAGATCTGCCGGTCGCCGGGCAGATGCGCGAGGCTGTCCCGCTCGATTCCGTGGACCAGCGCGCGGGGTGCGCCGTCCGCCGGCACCAGGTAGTACCAACGGCGGGTGGTCAGTTTCGCCCCGCCGTCAAGGCCGGCTACCCGTCGGGCGATGGGATTGGAGCCGTGGAAGTCGTACAGGAGCCAACCGTCCAACTGCTCGTCCCGAAGCGCCGCCTGAATGGCCGATAGGTCGAATGCCATGCGTAGTTGCCCGCCGTCGTCACTTGTGACGACAGCGGGCGGCGGATGGTCTGGAGCAACGGGGCGTGGGCCCGCCGGGTGGCGGCCGACGAACGGCGGCTAGGCCGACTCGTCCGCGTCCTCGCCCTCTTCTTCTTCGGGCTCGGGCGGAGCCTCTATCTCGTCCAGAAGCGTGGCTACGATGTCGCCGTTCTGGTGGGAGAATTCGTAGTTGCTGCGGTCCATCGTCGGCACGCGCGGCACGCGGAGCTCGATGTCCCGCACCTCACCCACCAGGATCGGCTGGCGGAAGCGGACCTGATCTCCAGTAACCGTGTTGCCTCCGGCGTCGAACCAGAACTCGTCCACCGTGAAGCCGGCGATGGCGTTCTCCGACGTGTTCCGGATCCGGATCGACGTCACGATGAACTCCCCGTCTTCGCGGGCGATGGGCTGCGTATAGCCGATATTGGCCGTCCCGCGTTGGGTCGGCACCAGCTCCACGCCGTCGCGGAGTCGCGCCGCCAGGCGATTGGCCGCCGCCACCGCCTGGGGATCGGGCGGGGCTGCCTCGACCACGGCGGCCGCTTCACCCTCACCCCCACCTTCAGCCATCTCTGCCTCGCCGCCGCCGCCGCAGGCGACAGCCACCATCGACAAGACGACGACACCGAACATCAGCAGGCGATTCAGACGGTCCATAACCTCTCCTCCGAAGGCGCGCGCAACACGCGACGCGGAAACGGGATTATAAGTCTCACCGGCAGAAAGCTCAACCACTACACCGATGGGTTCGGCAACCCCTCGCCCTCCGGCCCGGCTACAGTTCTCCGTGCCAGTCTTCGGGTTCCGGCGTGGCGGAACGAAACACCTCCAGGTGCCACTTCCCGCCTCCCCACGGCTCGACGACCTCGGCCGCAATGACGTCGACGAGCAGCTCCGCGAAGGAGCGCCCCTCGGGGTCTCCTTCCAGAAAATACGCCGGCTCGTCCCACGCGAACGTGGGGTAGAGCACGAGGTTCAGAAACAGGTCGTAGCCGTCGTCGACGACGATCAACTGCCCGCACGGACGCTTCTGCGTGGCGTGGTAGACGAGGTACTTCTCGGCGCTCTGGGCCCGGATGTAGCGCTTGATCGCGAACTCCTGGGCGACCACCTCTTCCACCGCCATCTTCTTGGTCCAGCACGCCCGGCAGTACATGGCGGTGTCGCGCGGCTCCGAAACCTCGGCGGCGCCGCACAGCGCGCAGATGGCGGTGTCGGTCGAACGGGGCGACATCACGTGTAGGCTACCATGTTGCCCGTGCCGACGGATCGACCCCCGATTCGCCCCATCCACCGCGGTTTGCGGCACCTGGCGCTCCATGCCCGGGCGTACGCCGCCATGCGTGCTTTCTACACCGGCGTACTCGGATTCGACGTGGAATGGGAGCCCGATCCCGACAATGTCTATCTGACGTCGGGGGCCGACAACCTCGCCTTGCACCGCTCGCCGGAGGGTCGTTCGGGCGGCGGCGCGCTCGACCACCTCGGCCTGATCGTCGCCACCGCGGAGGACGTCGATCGGTGGGCGGCCTGGCTCGAGTCGCAGGGCGTGGCGCTCGATGCCGCTCCCCGCACGCATCGCGACGGAGCGCGCTCGTGTTACTTCTCGGATCCGGACGGGAACCGGATTCAGATCCTGCACCACCCGCCGATCAGCGGCGGCTGATCCCGGGCGGGCAATCGGCCGTCAGCCGCCGCCCCACTGCAGTTTCTCGCGCAGCACGCCGAAGTAGTGGCGCGATTCCGAGCGGACTACGCGCAGCGGGTGCGGCGCCCGCTCGATCTGCACGGCGTCCCCTTCTTCGAGTTCGACGCTCATCTGGCCGTCGAACGTCGCAGCCGCCTCCCGGTGGCTGCCGCGCAGGTCGGGGCGGAGCGTGACCGGCGCGTCGTCCGGTATCACGACCGGCCGCTGCGTCAGGGAGTGCGGGGCGATCGGGGTGATGATCAGCGCGCCGACCGTCGGGTAGACAATCGGGCCGCCCGCCGCGAGGTTGTAGCCCGTCGACCCGGTGGGCGTGGCCACCATCACGCCGTCGGCGCGCCAGCGGGTGACGAGGTGGCCACGGACGGTGATGGCCACGTCGATGATGCTCGATCGGGCGGAGCGTTGCACCACCAGGTCGTTCAGCACGGTCCTGTCGGCCAGCTCGCGATCGCCCCGGCGGATGAAGGCGCGCGCCATCGGCCGCAGGTCGATGAGGGCCCGCCCGTCGAGGGCGAGCTGCAGCGCTTCGGTCATCTCGGGACGCGTGATCTCGGTCAGGAAACCCAGGCTTCCGCAGTTGACGGCGAGGACCGGCGTGTCGGGCGCAACCGCGGCCACGACATGGGCGACGCTCAGCAGCGTGCCGTCTCCACCCAGCACGAGCACCAGGTCGACCGCGGCGGGGAGCTCCTCGCGCGGGCAGCGCTCGCCGCCGTTGAGACCGGCGCCGCGCGCCGTCACCTCATCCACCACCACCCGGACGGGACGCTGGCCGAGCCAGGCGATCGCATCGCGCACGGCCGCCGCGGCCGGCTCCGAATGCGACTTGCCGGTGACGCCAATGCTCCTGACCGGACCGATCGGCGCGGCGGGCGGCGCTGCTGTAGCGGACATGGCGTTACGGGACCTCGCGGAGGCGGAGGTGCAGGAAGATCTCCTGGTTCCCGCCGGCGCCTCGCAACGGCGACGGCGCCGCCGCCACCCGCGGCAATCCTACCGCATCGGCTGCCGCGGCAACCTCGTCGACCACCCGCGCCCGTACCGCCGGGTCGCGGACGATGCCTCCCTTGCCGACCTCGGCGCGCGTCGCCTCGAACTGCGGCTTGACCAACGCCACGACGTCGCCGGCGGGCGCGAGCAGCGCGGGAACGGCGGGAAGGACAAGGCGTAGCGAGATGAACGCGACATCGATGGTGACGATGTTCGCCGGCCGCGCTTCGGGCGGCAGCATTGCGGGCCTGACGCCCCGTGCGTTCACCCCGTCCAGGACGATGACACGCGGGTCGCTTCTCAACCGCCAGTCCAGTTGTCCCCGTCCCACATCGAGGGCGACCACCCGCGCGGCGCCGCGCTGCAGCAGGGCATCGGTGAAACCCCCGGTCGAGGCGCCGATGTCGATCGCGGTCCGCGCGGCCACGTCAATGCCGAACCGATCGAGCGCCTCGGCCAGCTTGACGCCCCCGCGGCCGACGTAGGGATGGTCGGGGGTGACCAGCGCGATCTCGGCCTCCGGGGCGACAGCGGTTCCCGCCTTGGAGACGACGGCGTCGTTCACTCTCACCTGCCCGGCAAGGATCA
Encoded proteins:
- a CDS encoding aminopeptidase P family protein, with amino-acid sequence MAFDLSAIQAALRDEQLDGWLLYDFHGSNPIARRVAGLDGGAKLTTRRWYYLVPADGAPRALVHGIERDSLAHLPGDRQIYAGRAELETGLATLLRGVRRVAMEYSPNGSIPYIARVDAGTIDRVRALGAEVVSSGDLAQRFEAVWDDAALATHRAASEHLYAIKDRAFDMVRNGARDGSLNEYSVQQAMVGWFAEAGLVTDCPPVVAAQASSGNAHYLPTAESHRPIGADMVVLLDLWGKLDRPGAVYADITWVGYTAAGVPPAVAERFAAARDAREAAVALVTERAATGAPLAGWEVDRAAREVIDSAGWGASFIHRTGHSLGEEVHGNGVHMDDYETHDERRLLPGTGFTIEPGIYREDFGVRTEINMYVGRESAEVTGPRQAAVVPLA
- a CDS encoding VOC family protein → MLPVPTDRPPIRPIHRGLRHLALHARAYAAMRAFYTGVLGFDVEWEPDPDNVYLTSGADNLALHRSPEGRSGGGALDHLGLIVATAEDVDRWAAWLESQGVALDAAPRTHRDGARSCYFSDPDGNRIQILHHPPISGG
- a CDS encoding NAD(+) kinase; this encodes MSATAAPPAAPIGPVRSIGVTGKSHSEPAAAAVRDAIAWLGQRPVRVVVDEVTARGAGLNGGERCPREELPAAVDLVLVLGGDGTLLSVAHVVAAVAPDTPVLAVNCGSLGFLTEITRPEMTEALQLALDGRALIDLRPMARAFIRRGDRELADRTVLNDLVVQRSARSSIIDVAITVRGHLVTRWRADGVMVATPTGSTGYNLAAGGPIVYPTVGALIITPIAPHSLTQRPVVIPDDAPVTLRPDLRGSHREAAATFDGQMSVELEEGDAVQIERAPHPLRVVRSESRHYFGVLREKLQWGGG
- a CDS encoding TlyA family RNA methyltransferase — encoded protein: MTRRARLDALVVERGLADTRARARALILAGQVRVNDAVVSKAGTAVAPEAEIALVTPDHPYVGRGGVKLAEALDRFGIDVAARTAIDIGASTGGFTDALLQRGAARVVALDVGRGQLDWRLRSDPRVIVLDGVNARGVRPAMLPPEARPANIVTIDVAFISLRLVLPAVPALLAPAGDVVALVKPQFEATRAEVGKGGIVRDPAVRARVVDEVAAAADAVGLPRVAAAPSPLRGAGGNQEIFLHLRLREVP